In one Candidatus Binatia bacterium genomic region, the following are encoded:
- a CDS encoding CoA-binding protein produces the protein MILATVAARRALLDRVKSVAVVGASRNPARPSYTVFSYLRRQRGYEVTPINPTIADIDGVKAYPSLAAYAAEHGPPDVVDVFRRPTHLLGIVNEAIAAGAKAIWLQYGVVDDAAIAAADRAGLDVVIDRCMKVEHARFHGGLATAGLNSGLITSRRRAL, from the coding sequence GTGATCCTCGCGACCGTCGCAGCGCGGCGTGCGCTGCTCGATCGCGTCAAGAGCGTAGCGGTCGTCGGTGCGTCCCGCAATCCGGCGCGGCCGAGTTACACGGTCTTCTCGTACCTGCGCCGTCAACGGGGCTACGAGGTGACGCCGATCAATCCGACGATCGCCGATATCGACGGCGTCAAAGCCTACCCGTCGCTCGCCGCGTACGCCGCCGAGCACGGTCCGCCCGACGTCGTCGACGTCTTTCGCAGGCCCACCCACCTGCTCGGCATCGTCAACGAAGCGATCGCCGCCGGCGCAAAGGCGATCTGGCTGCAGTACGGCGTCGTTGACGACGCGGCGATCGCAGCCGCCGATCGCGCGGGGCTCGACGTCGTGATAGACCGCTGCATGAAGGTCGAGCACGCGCGCTTTCACGGCGGGCTTGCGACGGCCGGACTTAACAGCGGCTTGATTACCTCGCGAAGGCGCGCGCTCTAG